TGGGCACTCAGCTATGCCGGGCACATCAGTATCTCCTTTAGGTTCTCATGACAGCCTTTCAGGGTGGATAACAGCCTTggttttcagatgaggaagctgaggctcagaaaagttaaataacctGCCAAAGAGCTAGCAAGAGGCAAACCAGTATTCCAAACCAAGTCCATGTGAACACCTAATCTGTGTAGTATCCTAGGGAGGAGGAAAGGCAGCAGGAACTTTGAAGGTAAGAAGGGGCGAGGGTTGGGGTTTTACCATTCCCACCACCCCAGAATACACTCAGGGTATTCAGCTCACCACAGTGTTGGTGCAGATGGAGTTTGGGTCACAGCCACCATTGTTGCCGTCGTTGCATTCATCGATGTCATTGCAGACCTGAAGGGGCAGACTTTGGGTGGAACCAGACCTATGGTGGGTCTCCTCAGATACTGCAGAGGACACTGGTATGGCCTTATCTGTGAACATCAACATTAAGCCCAGACCCAAAGCCGATGCAAAGCCATCCATGTCCCATTCATCACAAGGGTCCCATGTCCAACCCAGAAGCCCCTGGCCTCTACAAGGCCAAGATCCCTTGTCCACACACACTACCCAGTCTGACCTGTTTGCTGGCCCGGGCATAGTCAATGCCCACACCAGACACCTGTGTGCCCTTGTACCCTCGAGGACAGGCCTCACAGTggaagccgggcatggtgttgatGCAGCTGGAACCCGGGAAACAGGGGTCAGCGTGAGCACACTGGGGACCAGATGAGAAGGCAGAGGTCAGGCCACCCTCTGGGAAACTCAGGCCCCTGCCTGTGATCCATGAACCATTGCTCCAGGTCTCCCCTTTGTGCAGCTCTCCCCACACAACCGCCCTGTGCTCCTGGTCCCCACCCTGCTTCCCTCGGggttccctctctccctccccatgcGCCTGGTTTCCATCTCAAGCCTCCCCTGCAGTTTCCCCAGCTCCTTCCCTGTGTGGCCTTCAGTCTTTGCCCCAGGCCTTCTGTCTCTCCCATCTTGCATTTCTCTTCTTGCCTCTGACCTCTCCTAAACTCCAAATTCCTCTCCTCTGGACCAGCATTTATCCCACCCTCTTGGGCTTCTCCTGACATCCTCACCCCAGTTTTCTGTACCCTTCTGGGCTCTGCCCTCCCCCACCTCATTGATATCACTGCAGTGGGTGCCGTTGCCCTGCAGGCCGGGGGGGGCAGGGCCCACAGCGGTAGCCTGGGTACTCGTACACTTCCATGCAGTCCACGCCTCGGAAGCAGGGATTGGGGCTGCAGTGGGAACGCTGCTCATGGAAGCCTGAGGGGTGGACACAGTCAGAGCTACCCGGTGGTCACTATTTAAGCCACGAGAAGGGAAAGCCAAAGCCATTGGGTGGGGAACTGTCATCTGGAGCCTCCCCTGCTCTCCCACTCACCGCACACCTGACACTCCATAATGGTGTTTCGGATCAGGGACATTTCCTTCACCTGGAGAAGGATGGGGAGGCGTCAGCACTTGACATCTGCCATCCCACCCCAGAATCAGTGCCACCCTTCACCGGCCCACCCAAACCTGGTCTCGTATATCATCCCGCAGCTCCACCAGGATCTGGTTGAAGAGGGTGAGTTGGGTGACCAGCGCCTTGGTCTGCTCCCCTGTCAGGACCCAGGGTGTGTGGGGCTCAGTACTGGAGCACCAGTCCTGGGCCCTCCATGGGCAATAAGCCTGCACATGCCACggctgcccacctctgcctttaAACCTACTACACTCCGGACTGAAGAGGACTTAGTTTCAGGCAGCTGCCAGAGCCTGGGGcctcctcccccatccctgcTTCCACTTCAGTGTGGCCTACTCACCTagaatggagtgcagtgcatTGGTCactggagaggagaagaaaacatAGTCAGAGGGGTGAGGTGAAGTGAAGAGAGGCCTGGCTggtgaggaggaagaaggaaggtgaGGATAGGGACAGGGCTGGAGCCCCAGAATAAAGATGGGGTGCTGGATACTGGGAGGGTAGAGCTGGCAGACAAGCAGTGCTAGCTTCTTCCACAGGGCAAAAGGCCCTCTAAGGGAGTTGCTTCACAGGAAGTCAAAACCCAAATCCTCCTGGTTCCTAGGCATAGTAATGGCAGAAGGGATGGACCCAAAGCAGGGCCAGGGCCCCAGTACATCCCATtcccttctgtttttttgtttttgtttttttttgagacagagtcttgctctgttgcccaggctagaatgcagtggcgtgatctcagctcaccacaacctccacctcccgggttcaagcgactctcctgcctccacctcccaagtaactggactacaggtacccactaccatgcccagctaattttttgtatttcttagtagatatgaggtttcaccatgtgggccaggctggtcttgaactcctgaccttgagtgatcagcccacctcggccccccaaagtgctgggaatacaggtgtgagccaccacacccagccatcccattcccTTCTTCAAGAGCTCTCCCTCAAATATCTGGGGAGGTTTTATTTAGTTGAGAGCTTCTGAACATCCCTGTCAGAGAGAGCAGGCAGATGGGCAATGCTCAAAGAAATTGCTGGTGACAGCCGCCAGTGGGAACTATAAAAGACTCGAGACCAGCtcgcgcacagtggctcacgcctgtaatcccagcactttgagaggccaaggtgggtggatcacttgagattaggtgttcgagaccagcctggccaatgtggtgaaaccccatctctactaaaaatacaaaaattagctgggtatggtgctgggcgcctgtaatcccagctacttgggaggctgaggcaggagaatcacttgaacccaggaggtggagattgcagtgacccagattgcaccactgcactccagcctgggcacagaacaagactccatctccaaaaaaaaagaaacaaagaaaaatactcGAGACCAGTATCTCTTGGTCAGCCAAGACCAAGCAATTAACTAATTCCTCTCTTGGATCGCTTTTTTTTCTGGGATGGCTGTATTGGAGATTGTGGAGTCAGGTAAAAGATTTGGAATAACAGGGTTAGAAACCCTAAGAACAGGTGAGCCAAAGGAATGGGTTTTAAGGGAGAGGGAGGTCAAGAAGACAGGAGTCACCAAAGGCCACAGGACCCATGGTCCAATGTCAGCAAACAAGTCTCTGTGTTACCTGCACTGTGGATGGACTCGTCCCCTTGGAATGGACACTCACTCAGGGCTCCTACCCGGGCCATGGACCCACCCAGAATAATTTTCATAGATTCCACAAAGCCCTGGGGGGATAGCAGCAGAGTAAGGTGGGAAGGTCTACTAACCCCTTCCCCAACTGGTGCAAACTCTATTTCCACAGAACTCAGAGGTTCCTCCCGGCTCACCTGCATCCTCAAATATGCCTTCTGTCCAGTCCTAATCTCCAGCCCATCGACCTCTGCTGGAGGAATGGGGGCCAGTGCTGGGAGGCCTGCATGTTGGTCACCCAGTTTGCAGTCCACATAGAGATGTAGAGCAGGGCTGGGTCTGGAGGGACCTCGGAGTCGCAGGAGAACTGTGTGTGTGCGACCATCGGCCAGGCCTGCTTGCTGTAGGTTCACGGCGTGGACTTTGCCATCCTCCCGCTGGTATCGCACCAGTACTGCCCAGGAGGGGAGATCAGTATGGGTGCTATCCCCTTCCCCCTGCCTCCCAGCTGAGCCTTGGATCAACTCTGCTGGATACCACATCTTTAGGGCCCCCATCCCTAATTCTACTATGTAGCTGTCAACACCTTGTATGTAATAGGTACAcaataaatgtttctgaaattggtttagaggccaggcacagtgactcacacctgtaatcccagcactttaggaggccaaggtgggcagatcacttgaggtcaggagttcgagaacagcctggtcaacatggtgaaaccctatttctactaaaaatacaatagttagccaggcgtggtggtgggcacctgtagtcccagctactcaggaggctgagatagaatcgcttgaacccaggaggtggaggttgcagtgagctgagattgtaccactgcactccagcctaggtaaaaAAGCGAGACTCTGTTGGAAAAAATAATTGGTTTAGAGACAAATACTTTCTTAGTATTCATTGGTATCAGATGACTCTGTCCTCTCCTATGGTGACAGCTGGTTCTGTGGCCACTGAACTGTTCCAGGGATCTGAAAGACCTTTCTATATCACcgctgaggcacagagacatgcctcaccctccctccAAGCATCCCCAAGTACAACCTCCCATCCCTACAAATATCAGGACTCAAGCCTCACCCTATTGTTTGGTACATGGCCTCTTAAAGCACCTTGTAAGCACCCCATACCAGGCGCCCCTGATGTCTGGGCACAGCCTGATGGGACCTTGGTACCCAGTGGAGGCCAAGGAGAATGAGGAAGCACTTGTGAAGTAGGGATGAGGGAGAATGCTTAAAAGAGGTCACCATTGCAGGAAAGGAGATGCCCACCAGTCACCTTTGTTGATCTTGCCTACAACAGAGGCCTCCAGCCATCGCGTGTTGTCTTGGCGAGAATAGAGGCCAAAGAGGACACCACCCTGCTTGGGGGGCAGGCGGAAGGTGGACAAGAGGTAGATGTCCCCAGCAGTGAGCAGGGCTGTCCGGATCTTCTCCGCCACAGCTACCATCTGCCGAGACTCGCCCACCGTCAGCAGGTCAATGACTGGTCAGGCAGGGGTTATCAAGGTTAGAGAATGGGATCAAATGCTAAGGTATGCTCACCCCTGAGCCCACATCACCCCCTACTCCCATCACCAGGCAGTGTTAGTCACCTCAAAATTCAacccttggctgggcacagtggcttgcacctgtaatcccagcactttgggaggctgaggcgggtggatcgcctaaggtcaggagtttgagaccagcctgaccaacatggtgaaaccccgtctctactaaaaatacaaaaacaacaacaacaacaaaaactagccgggcatggtggcgggcgcctgtaatcccagctactcaggaggctgaggcaggagactcgcttgaacctgggaggcagaggttgcagtgagccgagatcacgccactgcactccagcctaggcaacaagagtgaaactccgtctcaaaaaaacaaaacaaaaccccaactCTTGTTGCTCTCAGAAGACAGAGCCGCTGTGCCTTCCTTTCCCCATTATTGCCTATTACCACCTTCTGGGAACCTGCAGGTTTGAGGCGCACTTGGAAACACAGAAACAGCACCCCACACATTTGAGATGCCCCCACCAGGTGGCGCAAAGGAGATGCTGTGCTGATCCCCCTCAGGAGTGGCACCTGGTTCCCACAACGCAGAAACGGGAGGCAGTTTCTCTTTCCACTCCTGGATTTGGCTCGTTCCACACCCTAGTTCCCCTCCTCCCATCCTAGGGGCACAGCACACTCGCTCTGGATAAGAACAGTTGCCCACCGAGGGCTCTGACCCTCCCACCATCTGGGCTATCTCCCACGGGAATGTAGGACCCagctcctctgcctcctgtgtcctGGCCAATCTGTGGTTTTCCCTCCAGCCAGTAAAGAATCTATGCCTGTGTCATCTGCTCCAGCTACCTCTCCCACATCCATTGGCCCATCCCACCACCAGACCTCCGGGAGAGCCCAGGCTTCTTGGTCCCCACCCCCGCCCTGTCCTTGGGCAGCCAGGAGCCCAAAGGGATGAAGCCCAGGGACCTACAGTATGCCCACCTTCAGGCTGCTCTCTCGGACCCTAGGGTGCCTACAGATGCTCAGGAACCACCCCAGCCAGGCAGCCTGGGCATCCAGTTCCTGAGTCCTCTGCCCTGGCCTCATGCCTGACCCTGGCCCGTTCCAACTCCCCCACTACTCTGTGGTGCCCACTCCTGTCCACCAGGCCATAATTTCACCAACCCTAGGCAGTCTAACGTTTTCCTCTGGCTCAATTTCTGgactcttccctctccccttaCCCACATGCTCTCTGCTACTTGGGTTGAGGGAAAATGGGGAAGACGCACAGAGTGATCTAAGAGGATGGAGACAGGCTTACCCTGCAGGTCCTGACTGGCAGATGCGAAAGAGCAAAGGAGGAGAAGAGCCAGGGCCCCCCGAAGTTCCTGCGTCTCCATGCCTTTCAGCCGGCTCACTACCCCTGGCAGGCAGGCAGCTGGGAGGGGAAAAGGCTAGGCGGAGAGAGCAGGAGCCGGGGGGCGGAGGGACAGAGTTGGAGGGGGGGCCAGCAGGCGGGTGAGGGGGGGCTGAAACAAAGAGCTGCCAATCACCCTAGAGGCATCATCAGCTCTGGGAACCAGGGGCACTGGGAAAGAATCCTGGAGGCCTCCCTGCCTTCTACCTCTCCCTAATGATCCTCCCCCAGGTGCCTCCCTCTCCGCAGTCATCACATTGTTGGGGGTCTCCGCACACAGCACTACCGAATGCTGTTTTCTGGAATCCACGATTGTGGGAGGCAAGCACCCCTGGCAGGGGCAGTGCTAGACAGTGGGCATTATTCCACAGCTGGCAGGAAAGGATGCCAAGGGAGTGGCCGAAACTAGCTTGCTATAGTGCCCAGGGATGCCCACATGGCATGAAGTTAGATGTTCTGGCGGAGCAAGTGCTCTTTATTAGGGGGAGGGTCCCCTGGTACGTGCCTGTTTCTCCATTTTCCCTCATTCCTAGGAAAGCTTGGGAGTCTGGAAGCGTCTGACGGGAACTGAAGGGAGAATCTAAAGCAGTGGTGAGGTCGGAGTGAAGAAaccaggaaagaggaaagggacaCCAGGGACAGGCGTAGAAGACCAGGGGGACAGGCGAGGAGCCAAGGACCAGACTGTGGAACACTGTGGGTACTAGCGGATGGGCCGTGACCCGGATGAAGCAGAGGTGCGCCTGAGTTCCCGTTACCTAAGCAACAGCCTGCGAGCcgctcttcccctcccccacccaagCCCCAGCCCGGCCTTGCCTCCGGACGCCGCCACCGCCCCTGTTTTGTTTCCATGGCGACAGGCGGCGCAGGGCCCGCTCCAAACATAACGCGCTGTGGAAAACATGCTGCTCGGGGGACCCCCCCCGCGCAGTCCCCGCTCGGGGACGAGCCCCAAGGGGCCCCGGAGCAGTACAGGCCACGTGCAGTTTGGCAAGAGCCCTCAGACCTGGCCCAGGCGCACAAGACCCCGCTCTCCTGAGCCTACTGCGCCTTCAGGGGCTCCGGGCTTCACTCAGCCGAGGCGCCGTGACTCGCTGAGTCGCGCCGGGCCGCCAGCGCTGTCCCGCTACGTGGGCCACCTCTGGATGGGCCGGCGGCCGCCCTCCCCGGAGGCCCGCGGCCCAGTCCCCCGCAGTTCAGCTGCCAGTCGGACCAGAAGGAGCCTCGCCTCCCCGGGGACCTCCCCGGGCCCCCTGACCGCAACTACCGGAGGGGCGGTGGTAGGGGGCGGGTCcgtgcagggcagggcaggagcaCACAAGGAAGTGTTTCCGGGACAGAGGGCGGGCAAGATGGCGGCGCCCATGGAGCTGTTCTGCTGGTCagggggctgggggctgccctCAGTGGACCTGGACAGCCTTGCCGTGCTGGTGAGGGGTGGCGCTGGCGCACTCTGTTGTGCCCTGATGACTGGGGAGGGGGCCGAACTAGCCGGGCATCCAAACTTTGCCAGGGCTATTCAGCACGGGCGcagtgggggaaactgaggcagtcaAAGAGTGTTCGTGGCCGATATGGGCTCAATGCCCTATGCTGTAGATTTCTAGGCTTAATGCAGCAATGAAAAGAAGCCTGGTTGGGAGTTCAGGTGATGGGTTCTAGTCCTTGCTCAtccactcactggctgtgtgaccttgcgGAGATCCTTTCTCTTTGGGCGTTTTTTCTCCATTCGCAGGTTTACTAGGCAGGACTCTCTCAGGGACCCACTCTAGCTTGGAATTCCTGCCTTCTCCTCAAcccccttttcctcttcctcctcacttAACAGCATTTACTGAGCCTATTGTTTGTTGGACCAAACGACTCACAGCCAGGCTTTGTAGAAAGAGCTTAGCAATCAGACAGACTCGTTTGCTTGATTTATTCATTGACTCCTTGCTTTAAAGAGCATCTATTAGATTTCttccaaatattaaatattgccatgcaaagatgaataaaatatgttcCCTCCGTTTGAGTTTACAGAAAGGCAGATaggtaagcaaataaatataataaaatattcacgTATAAGTAAAATAGGAACAGATCATAGATACTGCCAAAGAGAAAGGCATGGTCAGTGCTTCCAAGAAGAGGGATACTAGTTAGGAAAAGCTTCTGAGGATAGATGTCCACTAAGTAGATGgcaagggaggagaaagaggaaaggatttTCCTGGCTGACCTGTAATCACAGACATGTCTGTAATCTCTCTGAGCCCTGTGTTGCCCATTTGCAAATATAAATGGTAATGACTCCCCCCTTTTTTTCAAGACTAAGATACTAAGTACAGGGAATGGCACAtaaggtattcaataaatgttatttctcttcttGATACTGCTGTGGGGGCCATGGCCCTGCCTTTCTGACTTCTGCTTCCTTCCCTGCAGACCTATGCCAGATTTACTGGTGCTCCACTGAAGGTACACAAGATCAGCAACCCCTGGCGGAGCCCTTCAGGTACCCAGTGTCCCTTGGGGGTAAGGAAGGGTATGTACAAGGAGAAAAGCAGGAGATAGGTAGGAATGTGTTGCAACTATGTATGACTAGGCAGCTAAGGGTCTGGTTGGTAGGTGTACTTCTCTCTCAATATCAGGAACTCTGCCTGCCCTTCGGACCAGTCATGGAGAGGTCATCTCAGTTCCACACAAGATCATCACCCACCTTCGAAAAGAGGTAGGTGACTTGGATAGAGGGGGCTACCAGTAAGAGAAGTTCAGTCAATTCTGtacaatacacatttattgagcaccagaTATATGCCATGCTAGATGTAGGTGACCCAGAGCATCAAGGAGCAATAGTCTGCtggaggagacacacacacacagtgtcacTGTGATGTATTAAAGCAGTCGGCAGGAGATGAAGCTCAGGGCACTGTGGGGATATCCAGAGGCACAGTACCTTCTGCCTGTCAGgtagggagggagaggagcacaGGCTGAAGGAGAGTAGAAGACAGCAGTTGGCCTCTGATGGTGGCACTGGAGAGAGATTTCTAAGGGCCACTTCCCTGTTTCCAGGGACTAGGTTGGGCCAGATATGGGGCTCAGGATGGACAAGACTTACAGCTAGGTTGGAGAAGATGAAAGAGCATTACTAGAGGAGTGGGGAGGCCTAGGCTCTGCTCTTTACTCTGCCATCgactatgtgatcttgggcaggcCACATAACCTCTCAGGGCTGGCACTNNNNNNNNNNNNNNNNNNNNNNNNNNNNNNNNNNNNNNNNNNNNNNNNNNNNNNNNNNNNNNNNNNNNNNNNNNNNNNNNNNNNNNNNNNNNNNNNNNNNNNNNNNNNNNNNNNNNNNNNNNNNNNNNNNNNNNNNNNNNNNNNNNNNNNNNNNNNNNNNNNNNNNNNNNNNNNNNNNNNNNNNNNNNNNNNNNNNNNNNNNNNNNNNNNNNNNNNNNNNNNNNNNNNNNNNNNNNNNNNNNNNNNNNNNNNNNNNNNNNNNNNNNNNNNNNNNNNNNNNNNNNNNNNNNNNNNNNNNNNNNNNNNNNNNNNNNNNNNNNNNNNNNNNNNNNNNNNNNNNNNNNNNNNNNNNNNNNNNNNNNNNNNNNNNNNNNNNNNNNNNNNNNNNNNNNNNNNNNNNNNNNNNNNNNNNNNNNNNNNNNNNNNNNNNNNNNNNNNNNNNNNNNNNNNNNNNNNNNNNNNNNNNNNNNNNNNNNNNNNNNNNNNNNNNNNNNNNNNNNNNNNNNNNNNNNNNNNNNNNNNNNNNNNNNNNNNNNNNNNNNNNNNNNNNNNNNNNNNNNNNNNNNNNNNNNNNNNNNNNNNNNNNNNNNNNNNNNNNNNNNNNNNNNNNNNNNNNNNNNNNNNNNNNNNNNNNNNNNNNNNNNNNNNNNNNNNNNNNNNNNNNNNNNNNNNNNNNNNNNNNNNNNNNNNNNNNNNNNNNNNNNNNNNNNNNNNNNNNNNNNNNNNNNNNNNNNNNNNNNNNNNNNNNNNNNNNNNNNNNNNNNNNNNNNNNNNNNNNNNNNNNNNNNNNNNNNNNNNNNNNNNNNNNNNNNNNNNNNNNNNNNNNNNNNNNNNNNNNNNNNNNNNNNNNNNNNNNNNNNNNNNNNNNNNNNNNNNNNNNNNNNNNNNNNNNNNNNNNNNNNNNNNNNNNNNNNNNNNNNNNNNNNNNNNNNNNNNNNNNNNNNNNNNNNNNNNNNNNNNNNNNNNNNNNNNNNNNNNNNNNNNNNNNNNNNNNNNNNNNNNNNNNNNNNNNNNNNNNNNNNNNNNNNNNNNNNNNNNNNNNNNNNNNNNN
This sequence is a window from Piliocolobus tephrosceles isolate RC106 unplaced genomic scaffold, ASM277652v3 unscaffolded_44885, whole genome shotgun sequence. Protein-coding genes within it:
- the LOC113224473 gene encoding LOW QUALITY PROTEIN: thrombospondin-3-like (The sequence of the model RefSeq protein was modified relative to this genomic sequence to represent the inferred CDS: deleted 1 base in 1 codon) encodes the protein METQELRGALALLLLCSFASASQDLQVIDLLTVGESRQMVAVAEKIRTALLTAGDIYLLSTFRLPPKQGGVLFGLYSRQDNTRWLEASVVGKINKVLVRYQREDGKVHAVNLQQAGLADGRTHTVLLRLRGPSRPSPALHLYVDCKLGDQHAGLPALAPIPPAEVDGLEIRTGQKAYLRMQGFVESMKIILGGSMARVGALSECPFQGDESIHSAVTNALHSILGEQTKALVTQLTLFNQILVELRDDIRDQVKEMSLIRNTIMECQVCGFHEQRSHCSPNPCFRGVDCMEVYEYPGYRCGPCPPGLQGNGTHCSDINECAHADPCFPGSSCINTMPGFHCEACPRGYKGTQVSGVGIDYARASKQVCNDIDECNDGNNGGCDPNSICTNTVVS